A genomic segment from Desulfomonile tiedjei encodes:
- a CDS encoding phospho-N-acetylmuramoyl-pentapeptide-transferase, whose amino-acid sequence MLYHLLYPLGSSLILFNVFKYISFRTVMATLTALMISFLLGRPLVDYLKAFQIGQMIRDDGPQTHLEKSGTPTMGGILILFAFTFSCLLWTRLDNIYFWIVMAVTLSYGAIGFLDDYLKITRRSHRGLSGKRKLGLQLLIGALVGLVLWMDPVFKTTLAVPFFKNVHPDLGIWYIPFAALVIAGASNAVNLTDGLDGLAIGPVMICGATYLLFAYVAGHLKLAEYLQVTYVAGAGELAVVCGAMLGAGMGFLWYNTYPAEVFMGDVGSLSLGGLLGAVAVVTKNEILLAIAGGVFVIEAVSVILQVASFKTTGKRIFNMAPIHHHFELKGWPEPKVIVRFWIISIFFALMAVSTLKLR is encoded by the coding sequence ATGCTCTATCACCTGCTATATCCGTTGGGCTCGAGTCTGATCCTGTTTAATGTTTTCAAATACATCTCCTTCAGGACGGTCATGGCAACATTGACAGCGCTTATGATCAGCTTCCTGCTCGGACGGCCTCTGGTTGATTATTTGAAGGCATTCCAGATCGGACAGATGATAAGAGATGACGGCCCGCAGACTCATCTTGAGAAAAGCGGCACCCCCACAATGGGCGGCATACTGATCCTGTTTGCCTTCACTTTCTCATGTCTTTTGTGGACGCGTCTGGACAACATTTATTTCTGGATTGTGATGGCTGTCACACTGTCTTACGGCGCGATCGGATTTCTCGATGATTACCTGAAAATTACTCGTCGCAGCCACAGAGGGTTGAGCGGCAAGCGCAAGCTGGGGCTTCAGCTTCTCATAGGAGCATTGGTCGGGTTGGTGCTCTGGATGGACCCGGTGTTCAAGACCACGCTGGCTGTGCCTTTTTTCAAAAACGTTCATCCCGATCTAGGCATCTGGTACATACCATTTGCCGCGCTGGTTATAGCGGGCGCGTCCAACGCGGTCAATCTGACCGACGGTTTGGACGGGCTTGCCATAGGACCTGTCATGATTTGCGGGGCCACTTATCTGCTCTTCGCCTATGTAGCAGGTCACCTCAAGCTGGCTGAGTACCTTCAGGTAACGTACGTGGCGGGTGCCGGGGAGCTTGCCGTGGTGTGCGGCGCGATGCTCGGCGCAGGAATGGGATTCCTCTGGTACAACACCTATCCTGCGGAAGTCTTTATGGGAGATGTGGGTTCCTTATCGCTCGGAGGTCTATTGGGCGCTGTGGCCGTGGTCACCAAGAACGAGATTTTGCTGGCCATCGCCGGCGGTGTCTTCGTGATCGAAGCTGTTTCAGTAATTCTACAGGTGGCCTCTTTTAAGACCACAGGGAAGCGGATTTTTAACATGGCTCCCATACACCATCACTTCGAGCTGAAGGGATGGCCCGAGCCCAAAGTGATTGTGAGGTTCTGGATCATCTCCATCTTTTTCGCTCTCATGGCGGTGAGCACCTTGAAACTTCGATAA
- the rsmH gene encoding 16S rRNA (cytosine(1402)-N(4))-methyltransferase RsmH translates to MGDKGLHVPVLLQEMLQAIQPHPGGIYLDGTLGAGGYSEAILKASEPDGRVIALDLDAEAVRRAAARLKEYGPRFKAIHAGYHRAKEVLVPLGVPDVDAAVLDLGLSLDQLEDAERGFSFQRTSPLDMRFDTDSGPTALEYLQTISIKELEEILATYGEERYCKKLARGIIQARDRGQLLTTSDLAAVVARIVGGRRGRIHPATRTFQALRIAVNKELENLTAALEEIPSLLKPGGRFCVVSYHSLEDRLVKLSFRERKRESQMWTVVTPRPVRPSEEEQRRNPRSRSARMRVLERSGDRQTREERRTRNKTSW, encoded by the coding sequence ATTGGAGATAAAGGTTTGCATGTTCCCGTTTTGCTCCAAGAGATGCTTCAGGCCATCCAGCCCCATCCAGGCGGGATCTATCTGGATGGAACTCTAGGAGCGGGCGGGTACTCGGAGGCCATCCTTAAGGCCTCTGAACCGGATGGCCGAGTCATTGCCTTGGACTTGGACGCCGAGGCCGTACGTCGTGCCGCGGCCAGGCTGAAAGAATACGGACCGAGGTTCAAGGCCATTCACGCAGGGTACCACAGAGCAAAAGAGGTCTTGGTGCCGCTCGGTGTGCCTGACGTGGACGCGGCCGTGTTGGACCTGGGGCTCTCTCTGGACCAGTTGGAAGATGCTGAGAGAGGCTTCAGCTTTCAGCGTACCAGCCCTTTGGACATGAGGTTTGACACCGACTCCGGGCCGACGGCTCTGGAATACTTGCAAACAATTTCTATCAAAGAACTTGAGGAAATACTTGCAACATATGGAGAAGAGAGGTATTGCAAAAAACTAGCCCGCGGCATCATTCAAGCGCGGGACCGCGGACAATTGCTCACCACCTCGGACTTGGCCGCGGTGGTGGCTAGAATCGTCGGGGGCCGCAGGGGACGGATTCACCCCGCGACCCGAACCTTTCAGGCGCTCAGGATTGCCGTCAACAAGGAGTTGGAGAATCTGACCGCCGCGCTGGAAGAGATTCCGTCCCTGCTGAAGCCGGGAGGCCGTTTCTGTGTTGTCTCGTATCACTCTTTGGAAGACCGTCTGGTGAAGCTCTCTTTCAGGGAAAGGAAAAGGGAATCACAAATGTGGACCGTGGTGACGCCTCGGCCGGTGCGGCCTTCCGAAGAAGAGCAAAGAAGGAACCCGCGGTCTCGTTCCGCGCGCATGCGGGTCCTGGAGCGCTCGGGCGATCGCCAGACAAGAGAAGAACGTCGCACAAGGAATAAAACGAGTTGGTAA
- the murF gene encoding UDP-N-acetylmuramoyl-tripeptide--D-alanyl-D-alanine ligase, whose amino-acid sequence MRAQSGPYQAGDIARVCKGILLHGRPDASFDGISTDSRDIRENDLFLPLRGTSFDGHDFLFPALEAGARGALIDRDITREISQNLSNYILIQVQDTLLALSDLASAHRISHPTPLIAVTGSSGKTTVKEMIAAVLGRSHHPLVSQANFNNMIGLPMTVLSLGPEHTVAVVEAGINQPGEMDHLARAAAPDVAVITTVGPVHLEGLGSIENVAREKFKLVKGLRSGGLAVLPADDPYLAPLLSDFSGRIVTFGVEKGDFHAASIELGNETLFEMIAPAGKQAIRLKIPGRHSVADALAAAAAATAVGMSLADVAEGLSELAPPEWRMEILPLAGDRTLIRDCYNANPQSVKAALEVLAQKSPGAATLAILGDMAELGEQAEELHRSVGREAAGLGISRLIFVGRHGRSFSRGFIAGGGDERSVTPVPDRQAAWDTICDDIKRFRTILVKGSRVMKMELIADRILEEN is encoded by the coding sequence ATGAGAGCCCAAAGCGGACCATATCAGGCGGGCGATATTGCTCGTGTATGCAAAGGCATCCTGCTTCACGGCAGACCTGACGCGTCTTTCGACGGCATCTCCACCGATTCGAGAGACATTAGAGAGAATGATCTGTTCTTACCCCTCAGGGGTACGAGCTTTGACGGCCACGATTTTCTGTTTCCGGCCCTGGAAGCCGGAGCCCGAGGCGCCCTGATCGACCGCGATATCACCAGGGAAATCTCCCAGAACCTTTCCAATTATATCCTGATCCAGGTTCAGGATACCCTCCTAGCTTTGTCTGACCTTGCATCAGCCCACCGTATATCGCATCCTACCCCCCTGATCGCGGTCACAGGATCTTCGGGCAAAACCACCGTCAAGGAGATGATAGCGGCCGTCCTCGGACGGTCGCACCATCCCTTGGTCTCCCAAGCCAACTTCAACAACATGATAGGACTACCGATGACTGTGCTCAGCCTGGGACCCGAGCACACGGTTGCGGTGGTCGAAGCCGGGATAAACCAACCCGGGGAAATGGATCACCTGGCGCGAGCCGCGGCCCCGGATGTCGCGGTAATAACCACAGTGGGCCCGGTTCACTTGGAAGGTTTGGGTTCCATCGAAAACGTCGCGCGTGAAAAATTCAAACTGGTTAAGGGCCTGCGATCCGGGGGCCTGGCGGTCCTGCCCGCTGACGACCCGTACCTCGCCCCGCTCTTGAGCGACTTTTCCGGCCGGATCGTCACATTCGGCGTGGAAAAAGGTGATTTCCACGCTGCGAGCATAGAACTGGGCAATGAAACCCTCTTCGAAATGATCGCTCCGGCAGGGAAGCAGGCCATAAGGCTCAAGATACCGGGACGCCACAGCGTGGCCGACGCTCTCGCGGCGGCAGCCGCGGCCACAGCCGTCGGAATGAGCCTCGCGGATGTCGCAGAGGGTTTGAGTGAACTGGCCCCTCCCGAGTGGCGGATGGAGATACTGCCCCTTGCCGGCGATAGGACGCTGATTCGTGACTGCTACAATGCGAATCCGCAATCGGTGAAGGCGGCCTTGGAAGTGCTGGCGCAGAAATCTCCAGGCGCCGCGACACTGGCCATCCTGGGCGACATGGCCGAACTGGGCGAGCAGGCTGAGGAGCTTCACCGGTCGGTGGGCCGCGAGGCTGCGGGATTGGGCATAAGCCGGCTGATATTTGTGGGCCGTCATGGACGATCCTTCTCGCGAGGCTTTATTGCGGGTGGAGGAGACGAGAGGTCCGTCACGCCGGTCCCTGACAGGCAAGCCGCCTGGGACACAATATGTGATGATATCAAGAGATTCAGGACGATTTTGGTGAAGGGGTCGCGGGTTATGAAAATGGAACTGATTGCCGACCGGATATTGGAGGAGAACTGA
- a CDS encoding UDP-N-acetylmuramoyl-L-alanyl-D-glutamate--2,6-diaminopimelate ligase: MSVEVKDILGVLENPSLDGSSSALVSGVTHDSRKILPGWMFVAVPGESSDGHEFIGSAVRAGAVAVVAHTPRPQEFQEIAWIKVSDTRKVLGPIAAMVYGEPTTKMALVGITGTNGKTTVTFLLEAMIEAAGGCPGVVGTITYRWGGSEHTAARTTPEASDLQAMFRDMAEAGVTHAVIEASSHGLHLGRLDGCHFDVAVFTNLSQDHLDYHGNIEDYYLAKRILFNRLLPGSGKRNPTAIVNLDDPFGARLAGEIEGVSVIGFGSSRECAVCPEEINFTADGIRGTVRTARGLLPITSRLAGSFNLLNIMAAIAVAERLEIPEKAIQRGIETVDVVPGRLERVPCPGAGIFVDYAHTPDALKNVLQALQGIRSERIITVMGCGGDRDKTKRPIMGTEAAAGSDFVVVTSDNPRTEEPLEIIAQVVAGVRDYGLKPCVEHLNGRPLEPRCYQVIPDRREAIAWAVKHLETGDILLVAGKGHETYQEINGVRYPFDDREVVREELQKRAATAAAHVQGTSESNTRESLQPGPARRGL; encoded by the coding sequence GTGAGCGTAGAAGTAAAAGATATTCTTGGGGTCCTGGAAAACCCGTCACTGGATGGAAGCTCGTCTGCGCTCGTCTCAGGAGTTACCCACGACAGCCGAAAAATACTTCCCGGCTGGATGTTTGTAGCGGTGCCCGGCGAGAGCAGTGACGGGCACGAGTTTATCGGTTCGGCCGTACGCGCGGGCGCTGTGGCGGTTGTGGCTCACACTCCCCGCCCACAGGAATTTCAGGAAATTGCCTGGATAAAGGTATCAGACACCAGAAAGGTCCTTGGCCCGATCGCAGCGATGGTCTATGGCGAGCCCACGACGAAAATGGCACTCGTCGGAATAACAGGGACAAACGGAAAGACGACCGTCACTTTTCTGTTGGAGGCCATGATCGAGGCGGCCGGAGGATGCCCGGGTGTTGTCGGGACCATAACGTACAGATGGGGCGGAAGCGAGCACACAGCCGCTCGTACCACTCCAGAGGCATCGGACCTTCAGGCCATGTTTCGGGACATGGCCGAAGCCGGGGTGACGCACGCTGTGATCGAGGCGTCGTCCCATGGGCTTCATCTTGGCAGGCTGGACGGATGTCATTTCGATGTGGCGGTCTTCACCAACTTAAGCCAGGACCACCTCGACTATCACGGCAACATCGAGGACTACTATCTTGCCAAACGCATCCTGTTTAACAGGCTGCTTCCGGGTTCGGGGAAACGGAATCCCACAGCGATCGTAAACCTCGACGATCCTTTTGGAGCCCGTTTAGCCGGGGAAATAGAAGGCGTTTCAGTAATCGGTTTCGGATCTTCGCGCGAGTGTGCGGTATGTCCCGAGGAGATTAATTTCACAGCGGACGGCATCCGCGGGACAGTGCGGACTGCCCGCGGACTGCTGCCAATCACCTCTCGGCTGGCCGGTTCTTTCAACCTCTTGAACATAATGGCGGCCATAGCTGTGGCCGAGCGACTGGAAATCCCCGAAAAGGCTATTCAGCGCGGAATTGAGACCGTTGACGTGGTTCCGGGCAGACTGGAACGTGTTCCGTGCCCTGGGGCCGGGATCTTCGTGGATTACGCTCATACCCCGGATGCCCTGAAAAACGTGCTACAGGCGCTTCAGGGAATTCGCAGCGAGCGAATCATCACGGTAATGGGATGCGGCGGCGACAGAGACAAAACCAAGCGCCCGATAATGGGGACGGAAGCGGCCGCAGGAAGCGATTTCGTGGTAGTTACCTCTGACAATCCCCGCACCGAGGAACCCCTGGAGATCATAGCTCAGGTGGTGGCGGGAGTCCGGGATTACGGACTCAAACCTTGCGTCGAACACCTCAATGGCCGGCCGCTCGAACCTCGATGCTATCAGGTCATACCGGATAGACGGGAGGCCATTGCGTGGGCCGTGAAACACCTTGAAACCGGCGACATCCTCCTGGTGGCCGGCAAAGGCCACGAAACGTACCAGGAGATCAATGGAGTGCGCTATCCTTTCGATGACAGGGAAGTGGTAAGGGAAGAGCTTCAGAAACGTGCTGCAACCGCAGCCGCGCACGTTCAAGGAACGAGTGAGAGCAATACAAGAGAAAGCCTCCAACCGGGTCCGGCGAGGAGGGGCTTATGA
- the ftsW gene encoding putative lipid II flippase FtsW: protein MTEAAQAHKTPGDSSAGRIFGPDPVLLAVVLVILAAGIVMVTSASYIIASGKFGDEFYYTKKQGLAMAIGLAAMYLFSLIDPSFWKRTGALLLGVGVVLLALVFVPGVGVEMGGSSRWIRLPLGFYFQPSEFVKYALIIFLAKSLAKKGDSIRDFAVGFVPHVLIMGVVVSLILYQPDFGNAVIITGVGFLMLFVAGVRLQHLLGSLILCLPFVYYFAVNAPYRKLRIMSFLDPWADPLNSGFQIIQSLVAFGCGGFWGAGIGKGIQKLFYLPQPHSDFVFAVVGEELGLLGVLLLVILFYVLICRGLVAAIRSTDKFHKFLAFGITCLIGLQAMVNMAVAMGLLPTKGLPLPFVSLGGTSMIMNLAGLGILMAITRASQGASREVGS from the coding sequence ATGACTGAAGCCGCACAGGCGCATAAGACACCAGGCGATTCTTCGGCAGGGAGGATTTTTGGACCTGATCCAGTTCTGTTGGCTGTGGTCCTTGTAATCCTCGCAGCCGGGATCGTGATGGTGACTTCCGCGAGCTACATAATTGCTTCAGGGAAATTCGGTGATGAGTTTTACTACACCAAGAAGCAGGGCCTGGCCATGGCCATCGGCTTGGCTGCTATGTATCTATTTTCACTGATCGACCCTTCTTTCTGGAAGCGCACGGGCGCTCTGCTTCTGGGAGTGGGCGTTGTGCTTCTGGCGCTGGTCTTCGTCCCCGGAGTGGGTGTGGAAATGGGAGGGTCCAGCAGGTGGATCCGTCTGCCGCTAGGCTTTTATTTTCAGCCGTCGGAGTTCGTCAAATATGCGCTGATAATTTTTCTGGCCAAGTCTCTGGCGAAAAAGGGTGACAGCATAAGAGACTTTGCCGTTGGATTTGTCCCGCACGTGCTGATCATGGGTGTGGTGGTTTCCTTGATTCTGTACCAGCCTGATTTCGGAAACGCTGTCATCATCACCGGCGTAGGCTTTCTCATGCTTTTCGTGGCCGGAGTGCGGCTTCAGCATTTGCTCGGGAGCCTCATTCTTTGCCTGCCGTTCGTATATTACTTCGCCGTAAACGCGCCCTACCGGAAGCTGCGGATCATGTCCTTTCTCGACCCCTGGGCCGATCCTTTGAATTCAGGTTTCCAGATAATACAGAGCCTGGTGGCTTTCGGATGCGGGGGATTTTGGGGGGCCGGGATAGGAAAAGGCATTCAAAAGCTATTCTACCTGCCTCAACCGCACAGTGATTTTGTCTTTGCCGTTGTCGGAGAAGAATTGGGCCTGCTCGGAGTATTGCTGCTCGTCATTTTATTTTATGTCCTGATCTGTCGTGGGCTTGTGGCTGCAATAAGAAGCACCGACAAGTTCCACAAGTTCCTCGCTTTTGGAATCACGTGTCTCATTGGTTTGCAGGCTATGGTCAATATGGCCGTCGCTATGGGGCTTCTGCCAACCAAAGGCCTTCCGCTCCCGTTCGTCTCCCTGGGGGGCACGTCAATGATTATGAATTTGGCCGGGCTCGGGATCTTGATGGCTATAACCAGGGCTTCTCAAGGCGCCTCGCGGGAGGTGGGGTCATGA
- a CDS encoding septum formation initiator family protein encodes MAIIIAAAVLVIGMFYVWHRMQLVQIGYEISSLEEKNRDLKKRTRELTLEISSLQSPGELEKKAAKQGLVSPPMDRVVHVP; translated from the coding sequence ATGGCAATCATAATCGCCGCGGCGGTGCTGGTCATAGGAATGTTTTATGTCTGGCACCGAATGCAGCTCGTCCAGATAGGATACGAGATTTCCAGTTTGGAGGAGAAGAACCGTGACCTTAAGAAACGGACCAGGGAGCTGACACTGGAAATCTCTTCCCTTCAATCTCCGGGCGAACTCGAGAAGAAAGCGGCCAAACAGGGCCTGGTTTCTCCGCCCATGGATAGAGTGGTCCATGTACCGTAG
- a CDS encoding penicillin-binding protein: MYRSEKPINWVSVRIALVAILFAAGTVLLMVRAYRLQVADSERLKKIAEKQRTRVIHLEARRGMIFDRTGEQIAASLEVDSIYARPRKIPDKKETARKLAEILEMDEKEVLQKMDEDKTFVWIRRRVSPLVTEKVKKADFADIMTVTEYQRFYPLKSFAAHTIGFAGMDSIGLEGIELYYDQDLKADPIPVTAQRDALGRPVMFSTLGRDPKRRDLHLTLDSNIQHLTERALEEAVLKEHAKSGTAIVMDADSGAILALAVRPSYNLNVFQKASADIRRNRAVADTFEPGSTFKVFLAASAIDLARITPNEKFNCMNGVFKYNGSEIHDIVPHKTLSFEEVIIHSSNIGAVKISEKLKKGEFYGVLQGFGFASPTEIDLPGERPGSLPIPGRWSVLTKANLAFGQGIAVTPVQLTSAFAAAINGGLLYRPRLMQRITNAIGETVRENPPTLVRRVVKEPTSQSVVEILRQAVQKGTGKGAAIQGADVVGKTGTAQKADGAGGYSNDKYVASFVGALMSTKPRVVIFVMIDEPAGKNRTGGKIAVPVFRSIGEGIVALCGSKPSLPEAILAASSLGPRKYGQVNYRTVPVRKGTHPGEWIVPDLKGLEMWQVVEACGQMKCDATFEGTGRAVRQQPRPGQVLKEGAPLTVSFEGQAS; this comes from the coding sequence ATGTACCGTAGCGAAAAGCCGATAAATTGGGTGTCGGTTCGAATCGCCCTTGTCGCGATCCTGTTCGCGGCAGGCACGGTGTTGCTCATGGTCCGCGCATACAGGTTGCAGGTGGCCGATTCGGAAAGGCTAAAAAAGATAGCCGAAAAACAAAGGACGCGCGTGATCCATCTCGAAGCTCGACGAGGCATGATCTTTGACAGAACCGGCGAGCAGATTGCAGCGAGCCTGGAAGTGGATTCCATTTACGCCAGACCGCGGAAGATCCCTGACAAGAAAGAAACGGCCAGGAAGCTGGCCGAGATCTTGGAGATGGACGAAAAGGAAGTCCTCCAGAAGATGGATGAAGATAAGACCTTTGTGTGGATACGCCGACGGGTTTCGCCTCTGGTGACGGAAAAAGTGAAAAAGGCCGATTTTGCCGACATAATGACAGTCACGGAATACCAGCGCTTTTACCCGCTGAAAAGCTTCGCCGCGCACACCATTGGTTTTGCCGGAATGGATTCCATCGGCCTGGAAGGCATCGAGCTGTATTACGACCAAGACCTTAAGGCCGATCCCATTCCCGTTACAGCTCAGCGGGACGCGCTCGGAAGACCCGTAATGTTTTCAACGCTGGGGCGAGATCCCAAAAGACGGGATCTCCATCTGACCCTGGACTCGAATATTCAGCACCTTACCGAGAGAGCGCTGGAAGAAGCCGTCCTCAAGGAACATGCGAAGAGTGGCACAGCGATCGTTATGGACGCGGACTCCGGAGCGATTCTCGCCCTGGCCGTTCGTCCGTCCTACAATCTCAACGTGTTTCAGAAAGCTTCGGCGGACATTCGAAGGAACCGTGCCGTTGCCGACACGTTTGAACCCGGCTCCACATTCAAAGTCTTTCTCGCTGCCTCGGCCATTGACCTGGCAAGAATCACCCCCAACGAGAAATTCAACTGTATGAACGGAGTGTTCAAATATAACGGCTCGGAAATACATGACATCGTTCCACACAAGACGCTTTCCTTCGAAGAGGTTATAATTCATTCGAGCAATATAGGAGCGGTGAAGATTTCGGAGAAACTCAAGAAGGGCGAATTCTACGGAGTGTTACAAGGCTTCGGGTTCGCCTCTCCGACCGAAATCGATCTTCCGGGCGAGCGGCCGGGCTCTCTTCCGATTCCGGGCCGCTGGTCCGTGTTGACCAAAGCCAACCTTGCTTTCGGCCAAGGAATAGCCGTGACCCCGGTGCAACTGACCTCCGCGTTCGCCGCGGCCATAAATGGTGGCCTTCTGTACAGGCCGCGATTGATGCAACGGATTACCAACGCCATTGGAGAAACCGTAAGGGAAAACCCTCCGACACTGGTCCGCCGCGTCGTCAAGGAGCCAACATCCCAAAGTGTGGTAGAAATACTGCGCCAGGCGGTACAGAAGGGTACCGGCAAGGGCGCAGCCATACAAGGGGCTGACGTGGTGGGAAAGACAGGGACTGCGCAGAAGGCCGATGGGGCCGGCGGGTACTCCAATGACAAATATGTTGCGTCCTTTGTGGGCGCGCTTATGAGCACAAAGCCACGGGTCGTCATCTTTGTGATGATCGACGAACCCGCGGGCAAGAATAGAACCGGCGGCAAAATCGCGGTTCCGGTCTTCCGGAGCATCGGTGAAGGAATCGTGGCCTTGTGCGGAAGCAAACCCAGCCTGCCCGAAGCCATACTAGCCGCTTCGAGTTTGGGTCCGCGAAAATATGGTCAGGTTAACTACCGGACCGTTCCTGTCCGAAAGGGGACCCACCCCGGCGAATGGATCGTGCCCGATCTTAAGGGATTGGAGATGTGGCAGGTCGTGGAGGCCTGCGGCCAGATGAAGTGTGACGCCACATTTGAGGGAACGGGCCGCGCTGTCCGCCAACAGCCCAGGCCGGGACAAGTTCTGAAAGAAGGGGCGCCGTTGACGGTCTCCTTCGAGGGTCAAGCATCGTGA